In the Anaerosporomusa subterranea genome, one interval contains:
- the ispG gene encoding flavodoxin-dependent (E)-4-hydroxy-3-methylbut-2-enyl-diphosphate synthase: MMEPKNTKQVFIGSVAVGGGAPISIQSMTNTRTEDVQATAAQIGRLHDAGCDIVRVAIPDMAAAGAISAIKSLQPQTPLVGDIHFDYRLALTAVEQGIDALRINPGNIGEEANVIAVVKAAKRRNIPIRIGVNAGSLEKELLMRHGHPTPEAMVESALRHIRILESHDFHDIKLSLKANDVPMTIKAYQLMSETVNYPLHLGITEAGTVTSGVIKSAVGIGALLAQGIGDTIRVSLTGDPVEEVKVASEILKALGLRQYGPTLVSCPTCGRTQIDLVSIAEAVEKKLATIKKPIKVAVMGCVVNGPGEAREADIGIAGGREFGLIFRKGEILKKVPEDKLLEELFVEINRLIEEET; the protein is encoded by the coding sequence ATGATGGAGCCGAAAAATACAAAGCAGGTATTTATTGGATCAGTTGCGGTTGGCGGGGGAGCCCCGATCTCTATTCAATCGATGACTAACACTCGAACTGAAGATGTTCAGGCAACTGCTGCGCAGATCGGGCGTTTACATGATGCTGGCTGTGATATTGTCAGAGTCGCAATACCTGATATGGCTGCTGCTGGTGCAATCTCGGCGATTAAAAGTCTACAGCCCCAGACGCCGCTAGTGGGGGATATTCATTTTGATTATCGGTTAGCTTTGACTGCTGTTGAGCAGGGAATCGACGCACTAAGGATTAATCCTGGAAATATTGGCGAAGAAGCGAATGTTATCGCTGTGGTGAAGGCTGCAAAGCGGCGCAATATTCCTATACGTATAGGAGTTAACGCCGGTTCACTGGAGAAAGAGCTGCTTATGCGTCACGGTCATCCAACTCCGGAAGCCATGGTTGAAAGTGCGTTGCGTCATATTCGAATTCTGGAGAGTCATGACTTTCACGACATTAAGCTTTCCCTCAAGGCGAACGACGTTCCCATGACCATCAAGGCTTATCAACTTATGTCTGAAACGGTTAATTATCCTTTGCATCTCGGTATTACCGAAGCAGGCACAGTAACCTCCGGTGTCATCAAGTCTGCTGTCGGCATAGGTGCACTGCTTGCGCAAGGTATTGGCGATACGATTCGAGTGTCACTGACTGGTGATCCTGTGGAAGAAGTCAAAGTCGCCAGTGAAATCTTAAAAGCACTGGGTCTGCGTCAATATGGTCCAACCCTAGTTTCTTGCCCAACCTGCGGACGAACACAAATCGACCTTGTGAGTATAGCTGAAGCTGTCGAGAAAAAACTGGCAACCATAAAAAAGCCGATTAAAGTAGCAGTCATGGGGTGTGTTGTCAACGGGCCCGGTGAGGCAAGAGAAGCAGATATCGGCATTGCCGGCGGTCGTGAGTTTGGTCTTATTTTTCGTAAAGGTGAAATCCTGAAGAAGGTCCCAGAGGACAAACTTCTAGAAGAACTATTTGTTGAAATCAATCGTCTAATTGAGGAGGAAACATAA